A part of Acipenser ruthenus chromosome 48, fAciRut3.2 maternal haplotype, whole genome shotgun sequence genomic DNA contains:
- the LOC131721241 gene encoding zinc finger protein 883-like codes for MDSVEMESVQIKEEFFEPELVPFRAEVAGLASLPIKQELCEMQCDSSQSEVSEIKAEHSELEISQTEEPLPVKQEEVLEINHIKQEPPEVEFDHMEPGKEEPEDFKPNIPELERICVREQGAGEEGCLNSMQGGGKEDGQSHSECSLAGSSPAAKARADSGEYPDCGKGFTQIGHLNKTQRTHTGEKPYHCSDCGKSFNHFRNLKQHQRIHTGEKPYHCFDCGKSFSQLNSLVLHERTHTGEKPYHCSDCGKSFSQSNSLVLHQRTHTGEKPYHCSDCGKSFSRSDSLVSHQRTHTGEKPYHCSDCGKNFSRSDSLVSHQRTHTGEKLYRCSDCGKSFRQLGSLKEHQRVHTGEKPYHCSDCGKSFSQLGSLKGHQRTHTGKKPYHCSDCGKCFSQLGSLKGHQRTHTGEKPYHCSDCGKSFSWSDSLVPHQRTHTGEKPYHCSDCGKSFSRSDHLVSHQRTHTGEKPYHCSDCGKNFSRSDSLVSHQRTHTGEKPYHCFDCGKSFRQSNSLVSHQRTHTGEKPYHCSDCGKSFSQLGRLKGHQRTHTGEKPYHCSDCGKSFSRSDSLVSHQRTHTGEKPYHCSCCGKRFSQLGSLKKHQRVHTGEKLCCCSDCRKSFHLKQAVQKHQRIHRGEKP; via the exons atggacagtgtggagatggaatctgtccagattaaagaggagttcttTGAACCTGAACTTGTCCCCTTTAGAGCGGAGGTcgctgggctggcttccctccccattaaacaggagctctgtgagatgcagtgtgacagcagtcagtcagaggtctctgagattaaagctgagcacagtgAATTGGAGATCtctcagacagaagaaccccttcctgtgaaacaagaagaggtgctggaaattaaccatattaaacaggagccccctgaagtagagtttgaccacatggaaccagggaaggaagaacccgaggacttcaaaccaaacatccctgagctggagagaatctgcgtgagagagcaaggcgctggagaggaaggctgtctcaacagcatgcaaggaggtggaaaggaagacggtcagtcacattcagaatgcagtctagcag gttccagtccagcagctaaagcgagggcagacagtggagaatatcctgactgtgggaaaggtttcacgcAGATAgggcatttaaacaaaacccagcgaactcacactggcgagaaaccgtatcactgctctgactgtgggaagagtttcaatcattttagaaacctaaaacaacaccagcgaattcacacaggagagaaaccgtatcactgctttgactgtgggaagagtttcagtcagttaaacagccttgttttacacgagcgaactcacacaggagagaaaccgtatcactgttctgactgtgggaagagtttcagtcagtcaaacagccttgttttacaccagcgaactcacacaggagagaaaccgtatcactgctcggactgtgggaagagtttcagtcggtcagacagccttgtttcacaccagcgaactcacacaggagagaaaccgtatcactgttctgactgtgggaagaatttcagtcggtcagacagccttgtttcacaccagcgaactcacacaggagagaaactgtatcgctgctctgactgtgggaagagtttcagacagttaggaagcctaaaagaacaccagcgagttcacacaggagagaaaccgtatcactgttctgactgtgggaagagtttcagtcagttaggaagcctaaaaggacaccaacgaactcacacaggaaagaaaccgtatcactgctctgactgtgggaagtgtttcagtcagttaggaagcctaaaaggacaccagcgaactcacacaggagagaaaccatatcactgctctgactgtgggaagagtttcagttggtcagacagccttgttccacaccagcgaactcacacaggagagaaaccatatcactgctcggactgtgggaagagtttcagtcggtcagaccaccttgtttcacaccagcgaactcacacaggagagaaaccgtatcactgttctgactgtgggaagaatttcagtcggtcagacagccttgtttcacaccagcgaactcacacaggagagaaaccgtatcactgttttgactgtgggaagagtttcagacagtcaaacagccttgtttcacaccagcgaactcacacaggagagaaaccgtatcactgttctgactgtgggaagagtttcagtcagttaggaaggcTAAAaggacaccagcgaactcacacaggagagaaaccctaccactgctctgactgtgggaagagtttcagtcggtcagacagccttgtttcacaccagcgaactcacacaggagagaaaccgtatcactgctcttgctgtgggaagagattcagtcagttaggaagcctaaaaaaacaccagcgagttcacacaggagagaaactgtgttgctgctctgactgtaggAAGAGTTTCCATCTTAAACAAGCcgttcaaaaacaccagcgaattcacagaggagagaaaccttaa